Part of the Roseobacter litoralis Och 149 genome, GCGGGATCCGTCATTGTCGTGATCAGTGTGGCATTGTCTTCTTCGACCGGCAGAAAGTCGATCATGGCGCCGGTGACCTCTGCCGATGTCCCCGATGGGTCAAGTTCGATCAGCGTTGTCAGACAATCCTGCTCCAGCAGTTTGTCGCGCATGGCTGCATCGCCGGGCCGCACGCCTGCCCCGATGATTGCCCAGTCCAACGCCTCGCCTTGCTGCATCAGACGGTGCAAATACCATGCCTGATGCGCCCGGTGGAAATTGCCCAGACCGATGTGAACAATGCCAGCCGTCAGTTTTGACCGATCATAACGCGGTCGTTCCACGCCTGTTGGCAGTGTTGCCAACGTCTTGTTGCCCAAGCTCATCGGGAGGGATCCTTGCACCAAATCATCCATCAGCTCATCCAGTTTCCGCCATCTGTTCTATACGTCCGCGCCACAGTGTGACCTACGTATTGCGCAACCGGAAAAAACGCCATCGCTGTCATATCTTCCGGCTGCACAACATGTCAAAAAGGGGAGCGGCCCTTGCTGCACGCCGCCTTATTCGATGCGCAGTCCGGTATCGCCAAACTTATGAATAACATCCGAGCGCGGCGTCATGTAAACCCGGTCCCCGTGGCGGAAACCAACTTCTCCACCCGCGCGCACCGTGATGGTATCAGCCAATCCGCTGTCCTGAATGTGGAAGAATGTATCAGAGCCCAGATGCTCTGACACCCCGACGGTACCCGACCACTGCCCGCTTTCAGCCGAAATCTCGATATGCTCAGGGCGCACGCCGATTGTATGCGCATTGTGTTTGGCCGCCTCGTCGCCCTCGATCAGGTTCATCTTGGGTGAGCCGATGAAGCCCGCGACAAAGACGTTCCGCGGTGTCTTATACAGCTCCAGCGGTGTGCCGACCTGTTCGACGTGGCCCGCGCGCAGAACGACAATCTTGTCGGCCATCGTCATCGCTTCCACCTGATCATGGGTCACATAAATCATGGTGGTTTTGAGCTTTTCATGCAGTTCCGAGATTTCCATCCGCATGCCCACACGCAGCGCAGCATCAAGGTTGGAAAGCGGTTCATCAAAGAGAAACGCCGATGGCTCACGCACAATGGCACGGCCAATGGCCACCCGTTGTCTCTGACCACCTGACAATTGGCCCGGGCGGCGGTCCAGATAATCGGTGAGGTTCAGTGCTGCGGCGGCCTGCTTGATCCGGCTATCCTGTTCCGCCTGATCAATCCCAGCCATCCGCATCGGAAATGCGATATTCTTGCGCACCGTCATATGCGGATAAAGCGCGTAGGATTGGAACACCATCGCCAGACCGCGCTTGGCGGGCGGCACGTTGGTTGCTTCTTTGCCGTCAATCCGCATGACGCCGGATGACACATCCTCCAGCCCGGCAATCAGGCGCAAAAGTGTGGACTTACCACAACCCGAAGGCCCTACGAAAACTGTGAACTCGCCATCTTCGATCGTGAGGTCGAGGGGTGGAATGACTTCTGTTGCACCGAAACTCTTGGTGACTTTCTCGAGAGTAATCTGTCCCATGACAATGCTCCTTACTTAACCGCGCCAAACGTGAGGCCGCGTACGAGTTGTTTCTGGCTGAACCAGCCGAGGATGAGAATTGGCGCAATGGCCATGGTGGAAGCTGCCGACAGCTTTGCGTAAAACAATCCTTCCGGACTGGAATAGCTGGCAATAAAGGCCGTCAACGGGGCTGCTTTTGCTGCTGTCAGGTTCAGAGTCCAGAAGGCTTCGTTCCAGGCAAGAATGAAATTCAGCAGCATTGTAGACGCAATCCCCGGCACCGCCATTGGTGTCAGTACATAGAGGATTTCCGATTTCAACCCGGCACCATCCATACGCGCCGCTTCCAGAATTTCGCCCGGAATTTCGCGGAAATACGTATAGAGCATCCAGATGATGATCGGCAGGTTGATCAGCATCAGGATAATCGTCAGACCGATAATGCTGTCAAGCAGACCAAATTGGATGAAGATCAGATAGATCGGATAGAGAACCCCAACCGCCGGCAACATCTTGGTGGAGAGCATCCACAGCAGGATATCTTTGGTCCGCTTGCTGGGCACAAAGGCCATGGACCAGGCAGCAGGTACAGCCACGAGCAATCCAAGAAGGGTTGAACCCCCTGCGATAATGATGGAGTTCCACAAGAAACGGCCATAGTTGGAGCGTTCCTGAACCACGGTGTAGTTCTCAAGCGTCCAGTCGAAAAAGAGGAACACAGGTGGGTCCGCGATTGCCGTGGCTTCGGTCTTGAAGCTGGTCAGAATGGTCCACAGGATCGGAAAGAAGATCAACAGACCAATCGTCCAGGCGATCGCGGTATTGAGCGCTTTGCGGTTGTTTGTAACAGCACGAGCCATATCCGGTCCTCCTTAGTTGTCGAGGTTTTTGCCGACGATGCGCATCAGGAAGATGGCAACGATATTGGCAAGTATGATTGCATAGACACCACCCGCAGACCCAAGGCCGACGTTCTGACTTTCAAGCACGCGCTGGAAAATGAGATAGGACAGTGTTCTGGTGCCGAAGGACCCACCCGTGGTCACAAAGATTTCCGCAAAGATCGACAAAAGAAAGATCGTCTGGATCAGCACGACAATTGTGATTGCGCGGGCAAGATGCGGCAGGATGATATGGATGAACCGGCTATAGAACGGCGCGCCATCCATTTCGGCAGCTTCCAGTTGCTCGCTGTCAAGCGACTGCACGGCGGTGAGCAGGATCAGCGTTGCAAAGGGCAACCACTGCCAGCTGACAATAAGCACAATCGATTCCAGCGGCGCCTGACTGAGCCATTGTATGGGTTCGGCGCCAAAGAACTTCCAAACATGCGCAAAAAGACCGTTCACAGGATCCATGAACATGTTTTTCCAAACAAGCGCGGAAACGGTCGGCATCACGAAGAAGGGCGCGATCACGAGAATGCGCACAATCCCCTGACCCCACATCGGCTGATCAAGCAACAGGGCCAGAACGACACCGAGCACAATCGTGATAACAAGCACACCACCAACAATGGTCAGTGTTGCCATAACCGAAGGCCAAAAGGCGCTGGAACTCACAAATCGGACATAATTGTCGAAACCAACCCATCCCAGATCACCGCCGCGCAGCGGCAGATACTTCTTGAATGAGAACATCAGCGTCATGGTCAGCGGCACCAGCATCCAGCCCAAAAGCAGGATTACAGCCGGGGCCATCATTATTCTGGCTGCTGATCGGGATTGCTGCGTAGCCATTGGATGTACCTCTCCCGTTAACGGACAAGCCGTTTCAATGCGTGTGAATTATAGAGATTTCAGTGTATCCGGGGGGCATAGCTGCGGCCAGCCCCCCGGCAGAAAGACGCGGTTAGTACCCGGCGGCTTCCATTACATCAGTGGCAATCGCTTGCGCTTTTGCCAGTGCTTCGTCAGCGGTTTGCTGACCGGCAAGAGCTGCTGAGAACTCCTGACCGATTTCTGAACCCATACCGGCCCACTCAGGGATCGCGGCGAACTGTACGCCGATGTATGGGACCGGATCGATTGTTGGGCTGTTCGGATCTGCCGACAGGATGCTCTCCAGTGTCATCTTGGCAAAGGGAACGTCCTGATAGTTCGGGTTCTCATACAACGATGTCCGTGCGCCCGGTGGAACGTTGGCCCAGCCTTCATTTTCCGCAACAAGCTCAATATAGCTGGTCGAAGTCGCCCATTCGATGAACTCTTTCGCAGCGTCAGCCTTTTCGGTGCCCGCAGGAATTGCCAGCGCCCAGGCCCAAAGCCAGTTGGATCGTTTGCCCAAACCATTGTCCGGTGCCAGCGCAAAGCCGACCTTGTCCGCAACAGTTGAATCGTCCGGGTTGGTCACGAAAGACGCAGCAACTGTCGCGTCAATCCACATGCCGCACTTGCCTTGTTGGAACAGCGACAGGTTTTCATTGAAACCATTTGTCGAAGCACCGGGAGGGCCCGCGTCATTCATCAGATTGATGTAGAAGTTGAGCGTGTTGGACCATGCATCGGAATCGTACTGAGGGACCCAGTTTTCATCCACGATCCGCGCGCCAAAGGAGTTGGACATCGCCGTCAGGAAGGCTGCGTTTTCGCCCCAACCCGCTTTTCCGCGCAGACAAATACCGTATATCTCGTTGTCCTTGTCCGTCATGGCGCGTGCGGCTTCCCCGATGAAGTCCCAAGTGGGCGCGTCGGGCATTTCCATGCCTGCGGCTTCCATCAGGTCGGTGCGGTACATGACCATTGACGATTCACCATAAAATGGTGCCGCATAGAGCGTGCCATCGAGCGACAGGCCACCGCGCATTGCGGGCAGAATATCGTCAATGTCGTATTCGGCGGACAGATCATCAAGAGAGATCAGCCAGTCGTTCTTGGCCCAGATGGGCGTTTCGTACATGCCGATGGTCATGATGTCGAACTGACCACCCTTGGTGGTGATGTCCGTTGTCACGCGTTGACGCAGAACGTTTTCCTCCAAGGTCACCCATTCTACCTGATGGCCTGTTTTCTCGGTGAAATCGTCTGTCAGACCCTGCATGCGGATCATGTCGCCATTGTTGACAGTTGCGATGGTGAGTGTGGTTGCATGGCCGTCAGCGAATGCGCTGCTTGCCGTGATGAGCGACATAGCAGTCGCCGCACAAAGTGCGTGTCTCAAAGACATCCGTGTCCTCCCTATGGTTGGATGTTGTCCAATCAAGCTAGTCGCATTGTATACGTCCGGTCAACAAAAAAGTTTACGCGCGTAAACTTTTAACTCACGCTGAGTCGCGAATTATCAGTCGCGCGGGAAAAAGCGTTTCCGGTCTCGCCCCCGAATTTCCGCCATTTTCAATGCATTGGAACAAAGTCTCGACCGCGTGCTCGGACACAGAAGCATAGTCATGTGCAGCGGTGGTCAGTGACGGGCAGGCAAAACGTGATAGCGGATGATCGTCATGTGACGCCACACGCAGATCACAAGACGCATCTCGTCCGACTCGCACGCCCCGGTCATAGCAAGCGGACAGAAAGCCAATAGCAAGGCGGTCGTTGCTGCACAAAACCGTATCCGTCTTTAGTATCTTTTCATCAAGCAGTTTGAAGCCGCCATTGCGACCGATCTCTTCAAACGCCCAACCCTCTCCGTCAATTTTGATAACCTGTGTTTCCAGACCCAGACGCTCCATCATCTGCAAATAGGCGCGCCGACGTTTGTTGGCGTTCGGGTTTGCAGGCGTCCGCATCTCCAGAAAACATGGCGGCTCTCCGGTTCTGCTAAGGTATTCAACAGTTTGCGACACGAAACTGTAATTGTCAGAACCCACGAAAGCATCGCCTATACCATCAAGATTACTATCGAACAGGACCGTCGGGACATCACGGCAGAACTTCTCAATCATCGACGTGTCGGACAGCCGACCCAGTGGCGCCAGCAAAACGCCCGCCGGTTTCAACGACCGCAATCCATCCAGAATATCGTTTTCCTGCGATGCCTCACCATGAGAATTAAACAGGTTCGGCGCATAGCCCGCCTCAATGCAGCGCCGCTCAATCACGCGCGATATTTCCGAAAAGAAAGGATCGGCCAGATAAGGCACCACGATTCCGATGTTCTTTGTCAGGCGCCGATTCTGGTTGATCGCATAGATGTTCGGGCGATAATCGTGATGCTCCAGCGCTTCTTCGATGCGCTTGCGCGTCGTGGCGCGCACGCTTTGCGGGTTGTGGAAGTACTTTGACACCGTCGGCCGTGAAATCCCACTGACCGCCGCGAACTCTTCCATATTTCTGATCTTGGTATTGCTCATCTCTCGTGCGCTACAACTCTCTGTCTGTCAGAGTCGCATTGTACAAATTTTTTTAACGCGCGCAAATTTAAGTAGGCAGATTACAGACCGGCGAACAACCCGACCAGTTTCGACAGCTTTTTGACAAGGCGCGTAAGGTCGTCAAGGCGGTCCGTCGCATCTTTGATACGATCGGTTTCTTTCTTGATATCGCGAGATGCCGCCGCGATATCCTCAAGAAGAGTTGAATTCGCTATCTCCAGATCAATCTGGCGCAAACCACTTAAAGCGTGAACCTGCATGCTTTTGAGCAAGTCGTCGATGTTGTCGGAGAACTCTTGTTCCGCTGCTGAACCCGGTGTCTGGCGGTTTCGGGATTCGATATTGTAACCAAGGTTCACCGCAATGGCATTACGGGTTTGTTGCCAGGAACCCCAGTTGCTTAAACGCGCTTTGGACATCTAACATTCCTTTGTCATCAAAATGGGTCGGCGGACTCCGAAAGGAGCTTGACCAGCTTGGACAACTCCACAATCGAGCCTTGCAAATCCTCTTTGCTGGCGCTGTCTCGGGATGCCTTGGCCAGTTTGGCATGTGTCTGGCCGATATTGGCATATGCATCTCTGGCCGCCGCGCTGCGTTTCAGCGCCGCCACCTCATCAAAAAGCCTGTCCTGCAAACGCTGCACATCGCGCGTTGATGCATTGTTGGCATAGGCCGCCGCGAGCGCACGTTCCGCACGTTCCACACGCTGCAGGGATGTGGTGACTTCGCTCAGGGTCAGCGCTTCCGAGGCAGCACTGAGCAACCCGGTGGCCTGCTGAATTTGCGGATCGACCGCCACGATAATCTCGCGCAGCTTGGCGGTGCGCGCACCTGCAAATGTGGCGGTGCCAATGCCCCCGAATGCCGCCCCCACCGCTTCGAACTGATCTTTTGTCCCTGCCCCGCCCAGCGCCGAGCTTAGGCCCTCGACGGACACTGCAAGGTTGGTCAACGACGTGTTGAACGCGGCGCCGTCTTGTGCTGCATCGGCCGCAAGGGCCGCAAGGTTCGCGCCATATTCCCCCATGGCCTTGTTGAGCGCCGCGATGGAGGCAAAGCTTTCAGGGTTTTCTATTGGCGCACCGTCGCGCCGCACCACCTTGCAATCCTCAATCGAAGACCCCGGCACGGCAAGCAAGGCACATTCCGGTGCATAGGCCAGAAAAACCCCATCTTGTGCGAGGTCGCCGCGAATGTCGGAAATCTGGTTTTCTGTCAACGTACCGAGCCGTTTGGTCTGCGCCTGCGCGGCCGCTTCCGTCGCCTCGCCAAAAGACGCGACAGAGCCGCGGTACACTGGCGATGAACATCCAGCAACAACCGCCAACGCCATCACCGGCCAGATCGATCGAAGTGTCATGATGTGTCCAGTTCTGCAAACTTCATCAAAATGCGCCTTGTCTTTGCGGCTCAAGAAAACCGCAACAAATGCACGAGAAATCAGCGCGGTGGCCCCCTGGCGCCTGCCGTCCACAGGCGCCGGGGCTGGCGCTGAAAAGGTCTTTTTAGTCCAAATTCACTTCTACAATAGCGAGAAGACTAACAATACAATTTTGATCTGTCGACACGCTATGCTTGAATTTCAGCATTTTTGCCCTGAAGGACCTGACATTTTCCGACAATTACGGCCGGCATCGCCGAGAAAAATAGCCTTTGGGCGTTTCAGCCACAGGTTTTAATCCATTGCGGTGAATGTCTAAGACGCGGCCAGGTTTGCAGCGCGTCCAAGCGGCCCGGCTATATTTCGGACGGTAACCTCAGCGTTGTCTGCGGCGCAACAACCAGACAAAAAAGGTGCCGCCTGCAAGACCGGTGACGATACCGATCGGCATGTCCTCAGGGGCCATGACCGTGCGTGCGACAATATCCGCCCAAAGCAGAAATACAGCCCCCAGCAAGGCCGACGCTGGCAAAACGCGCGCGTAATCCCCGCCAACGATCAACCGCACGATGTGGGGCACCATCAGTCCGACAAAACCGATGATGCCGGAAAACGCGACCATCACCCCCGTGATCAACGCGCCGATGAAAAAGATCGACAAGCGAAAGCGTGCCACGTTCAGGCCCAGCGTTGCCGCGGTTTCATCCCCGACTGTCATTGCATTGAGGTTACCCGCATTGATCCGCAGATAGACGCCACAGAAAACCAGAATGATCAGCGGAAAGATAAGCTGGTTCCATTGCGCCAACCCCAAGCCCCCAAGCATCCAGAACACAACCGTATGGGTCGCGCGCGGGTCACCAAGGAAAATCAGCACATTTGCCATCGACATCACGATGAATGATACGGCAACCCCGGCAAGCACAAGCCTGTCCGCACTGGTTGCCGCGGCGAATTGCGAGACTGCCAGTACCAGCAGCGTCGCGCCCAAGGCCCCCGCAAAGGCCAACAGAGGCACCGTCAGCAGCCCAAGGAACAATCCGGTGTGGAGCAGCGCAAGAATGGCGCCAAAAGCCCCGCCCGCAGAAATCCCCAACAGATGCGGATCTGCAAGCGGGTTGCGCGTGACGGCCTGCAGACTTGCGCCCACCATCGCCAGCCCCGCGCCGACGAAACAGGCCAGCAAAGCGCGTGGAAACCGGATGTCCCAAACAATCGCTTCGCGTCCTGTTGACCAATCGCCGACAAAAGACGTGTCAATTGTATTATTCAACACCACCCCCCAGACTGTCGAAAAGGGGATCGAAACAGCGCCAATGCTGACCGCCATCGTCAGCGATAGCAGCAAAAGGATCCAACCGCACATCATTGCGACAGGATAGACCGCAGACTGCCCGGATCGTGCTGCTGCGGTCTTTGCCATAGGGTTCACTCCGCCCGTAAAGCCGCAGCAAGCGTTTTGACGGCGGCGATGTTGCGTGGACCCGGTGTCGCCTCGACATATTCCAGCGTTACGAAACGGTCGTTCCTGACCGCATCAAGCTGTGCAAAAGCAGGATTGGACATCATGAACGCGCGTTTTTGCGCCGCCGTGACATCGCCGTAGTTGACGATAACGATCACTTCGGGGTTACGCTCGACAACGGTTTCCCATCCAACCGTCGCCCAGCTTTTCTCCAGACCGTTCATGATATTGACCCCACCTGCAGCCTCGATCAGCGCATTCGGCATCGCATAGCGCCCGGCGGTAAAGGGCACGTCTTCGCCGCTGTCATAGACAAATACGCGCGGCGGGGTGCTGAGGGGCGACAATGACGCGGTGAAGCTGTCCAGTTCCGCGCGGTAGCCTGCCACCAGTGCCTCCGCCTTTTCGGATACGTCAAAGATCGCGCCAAGGTTCAGCAGGTCGGCATACATATCTTCCATGCTGACGGCGGCTTTCTCACCGATGTGAATGCAGCTTTCGGTAAGCTCGTAGACCTTGATGCCAAAGGGCTCCAACGTCTCGGGCGTCACTTCACCGCCCACTTTCATGCCGTAGTTCCAACCTGCAAAGAAGAAATCAGCATCCGCCCCGATCAGCACTTCCTTGCTGGGGTATTTGGCGGATAATTCGGGCAGGGCTTCGACACCCGCCGTCATCTCCGCGTCCAGCGTTTTCCAGCCGGAGATACCGGTATAGCCCACCATCCGGTCCGCCAGCCCAAGGACCAGCATCATCTCAGTCAGGTTGACGTCGTTGGAAATCGCAGCCTTCGGCGGCGCGTCGAAGGTGACGGTTCGGTTGCAGCTTTGCACCGTTGTCTGCGCCAGCGGGCCGGTGCCCATCAGGATCATAAACAGGGAAGAAAGTATACGTGTCGGCTTCATCGTGTGCTTGCCTTAATGCGGAAGGTGGAAGGATAAGTGTTTGGTCTTGCTCGGACTAAGCTGTTCTGCGCGCGCCTCAACCGCAAATACGTTCGAAACACTATGCGCAGTGAGCACCGCATCAGGCGGCCCCACGCCACGCGTATGTCCGTTTTCGAGCAGCAGAATGGTATCGCAGACATCCGCCGCGACATTCAAATCGTGCAGAGAGACGATAATCGTCACATCCAGCGCGCGAATGAGGGCGAGCACCTCAAGCTGATGGCGGATGTCCAGATGGTTGGTCGGCTCATCCAGCACCAGCACCTGAGGCTCTTGCGCTAGGGCGCGGGCCACCATGACCCGCTGGCGTTCACCGCCCGACAGGTTGGCGAGGTCCCGATCTGCCAAATCGCTCAGGTTCAGCGTATCAAGCGCAACCTCGACGATCTGCGCATCTTTCGCGCCTGCGGTGGCAAAACCAAGGCGGTGCGGTGCGCGACCCAGCGTCACGATTTCGCGCACTGTCAGTCCAAAGGACGACGGCTGTTCCTGCAAAACCGCCGCAACCTTTCGCGCAGCGGCGCGCGGTGGGATCGACCAGATGTCGTCTCCACCGATCCTGATTTGGCCACTCAGCGGCGCCTGATACCGGTAGAGCAGACGCAACAGCGTGGATTTACCCGCCCCATTTGGGCCGACAACACCCATCACGCTGCCGGGTGCGGCGCGAAAGCTGGTCGGTTGCAGCAAGAGCGGCTCTTTGCGGCGCGGCGCCCAGCTGATGTTCTCCGCGACGAGGTCCGTGGCGTTCATGAGACACGCACATCGCTGTCTTCCAGCGCAATGATGGCCGCAGGCACGCGCGCAAGCGTGGTTTTGCGTAATTTGCCGGGACGATCAACCGACGAACACCACCCGTCCTCCAGCAGTGCGTAATCACGTGCAAAACTGACCAGATCGCCAATATCCGTATCCGGCTCTATATCGCCAAAAAGATAGGTCGCCTTGCGCGTTCCGTGATAGGCAACCGTGCAGGGGCGATCACAGCCTGCCATACAGGCAACGCCGGAAATCTCGAACTCTTCGGTGACGCTGTCACCCGCAGCAGCAATCGCCGCGCGCAGTCTGGCAATCAGCTCATAGCCCGGTTTACAGTCGGTGCCTTTATGTCGGCAGGATGTGCAGATTGTTATTCTATGTGTCGGTGTTCCCATGTCGCCCTCCGCGATTGCGCAGGGTGCACTTTGGGACATGTACTTTTCAACGGGTTGGCCCGTAAATCCATCATGACCTCCTGTCCGGACACCCCGCCCGGGTTGAAGTTACATCAATGATGGCAGGTCTCCTGACTCGCGGGTCGCAGCTTGCCCGATCCTTCCCGGATGCGGATGCATCCAGTGGTGATCATCGGGGTCGCTCGCCGCTTACAGTTGCGGGGGCAGTCACGGATTTGGCGTCTGTTACGAACGCCGCACCGTATTCCCTTTTCAGTCCGGTTTGCTTTTGACTTGCCGAACACCATCTCCCAACCCTTCCCCGAGATTCCGACCCGCGTCAAGCGAAACTCTGTGCGGGTTACCGTGTCGTGCGGGCAACCCGAGACGCGGCATTGCAATGCCAGCAGATTTCTCGCTATGTAGGTTCTGGTATCTTGGGCCCGAAGAGGTCTGCGTCTGTGGTACCACTTTGGAGAACGCATGGAACCTGCAACGCTTCACCCCATGGCGACCGGGCATATTCCCAAATATGTAGCGGCGGCTGACGGCAGTGATTACCTTTTTACTTTCATGGTCATTTTTACGGTTGGTGTCGTAATCCTGATCGGTGTGGCCTATTTCACGCTGCATGCGATCCCGGAAAAGCTGGCGCATAAATCGAACCACCCGCAGTTCCAACTGGTTGGAATCTTGTCCTTGCTTGCCCTGTTTACGCATAACGGGCTGTTCTGGGTGGCCGCGATCCTTGTGGCCGGTTTCCAGTTTCCCGATTTCAGCAGCCCGCTGCGCGCCATTGCCGATGCGATTGATCGAAACGGGTCGCGCGATGCGGCGCCCAACGCGCAAACATCCCAAAACAGCGAAACGCCGGTGACGCCGACCCCGAAAGAAACCTCTGATGCTTGAGACACTGATCTGCGCGCTGTTCACGATCTTGCCCGATTATCTTTACCGCCGGTTCCGACAGGGCAAGAGAATAGGCATCGAAATCAACCTCTTCAGTGTCTGGTATGAACTCAGGTGGGGCATAACCGGATGCGCGATCATGGCACTCACCGTGATTACGACGCTGTTTTATTTTCACCCGGCCACAAATTCCGTTGTGTCCTATTTTCGCACCGTCACGATATTGCCGCAGGCCGGGGGCCGGGTATTGGAAATCTACGTCAAGAACAACGAATTGGTGAACCTCGGCCAGCCGATATTCCGGTTGGAAGATCACTCGCAACGCGCACAGGTCGAAGCCGCAAAGGCAATGATTGCTGAGGCTGATGCGTCCTTGAAAGTGGCGCAAACCGATTTGACCGAAGCGATTGCATCTATCGCCGGGGCCACCGCGGCCCTGAGGCAGGCGGAAGAGGAATTAGAGCGCAACGTGACCCTGCGCGATCAGGGTTCGACCGCCGTGCGCCTTGCTGAAATCGACCGCTTTGAAAACCTTGTCGCGCAACGCTCAGCGCAGCGTGATGCCGCCATCGCGCAACAGGCCGAGACGCAGGAACGGATCGATTCCCTGATACCGGCGCAGAAAGATAACGCGCTGGCACAGTTTGATGCGGCCAACGCCGAACTGGAAAAAACCGTGGTCTATGCGGGTGTGACCGGTCGGGTTGAGCAACTCAGCCTGCAGGTTGGCGACTATATCAGCCCGGTCCTGCGACCGGCAGGCGTGCTGGTGCCCGTGACGTCTGGGCGAAGCCGCTTTCAGGCAGGTTTCAACCAAATGGCCGCGCAGGTCATCAAGCCGGGTATGATTGGTGAAATCGGTTGCATGACCAAGCCCTTCACCGTCATTCCGATGGTGGTCGTGGCGGTTCAGGATGTGATCCCGTCCGGGCAGGTCCGACCCAGCGACCGGCTTCTGGATCCACAAAACAACCAGCAGCCGGGCAGCATCATGGTGTATCTGGAACCTCTCTATGACGGGACCGCCGAGGCGCTGCCGCCGGGCAGTAACTGTATCGCGAATGTCTACACCGACAATCATGAACGGCTCGAGGATGAGAGCTTGAGCACCCCGCATAAAATAGCGCTGCATGTAATCGATACCATTGGTGTCGTCCATGCGGCGGGGCTGCGGCTCAGGCTGTTGCTGATGCCGGTGCAGACCCTTGTGTTCAGCGGCGGCCATTGATCCAACTCAGAGCAAAAACAGACTGCTCTGAGTTGTTTCGTGCTGCCTTTGGCGTTCAGTGCCGCATGCCCTTGCGCCGCCGATGCGCCCGGACCCTTAAAACGACGTCCATATATGAAAGAGCAGTCCCGCGACAAAGGACCCGGTCAGCGCGATCCCGACATAAAGGAAGAAGACACGCCGCTTGACCAATGCCCAGACGGCAATGGCCGCCGGTAACGATGTCACCCCACCCGCCACCAGAAAGGCAAGCCCTGCCCCCGGCGCCATACCCTGCTCAATCAGACCGCCCACGAGGGGGAGCGCTGCATAACCGTTGAGATAGGCCGGTACACCAACCACTGTCGCAACCGCGATGGGCGCAAGTCCGGAGCCGCCGAGCGTCTGCGCAACAAGAT contains:
- a CDS encoding DUF1636 family protein, with protein sequence MGTPTHRITICTSCRHKGTDCKPGYELIARLRAAIAAAGDSVTEEFEISGVACMAGCDRPCTVAYHGTRKATYLFGDIEPDTDIGDLVSFARDYALLEDGWCSSVDRPGKLRKTTLARVPAAIIALEDSDVRVS
- a CDS encoding ABC transporter ATP-binding protein translates to MNATDLVAENISWAPRRKEPLLLQPTSFRAAPGSVMGVVGPNGAGKSTLLRLLYRYQAPLSGQIRIGGDDIWSIPPRAAARKVAAVLQEQPSSFGLTVREIVTLGRAPHRLGFATAGAKDAQIVEVALDTLNLSDLADRDLANLSGGERQRVMVARALAQEPQVLVLDEPTNHLDIRHQLEVLALIRALDVTIIVSLHDLNVAADVCDTILLLENGHTRGVGPPDAVLTAHSVSNVFAVEARAEQLSPSKTKHLSFHLPH
- a CDS encoding HlyD family secretion protein; translated protein: MLETLICALFTILPDYLYRRFRQGKRIGIEINLFSVWYELRWGITGCAIMALTVITTLFYFHPATNSVVSYFRTVTILPQAGGRVLEIYVKNNELVNLGQPIFRLEDHSQRAQVEAAKAMIAEADASLKVAQTDLTEAIASIAGATAALRQAEEELERNVTLRDQGSTAVRLAEIDRFENLVAQRSAQRDAAIAQQAETQERIDSLIPAQKDNALAQFDAANAELEKTVVYAGVTGRVEQLSLQVGDYISPVLRPAGVLVPVTSGRSRFQAGFNQMAAQVIKPGMIGEIGCMTKPFTVIPMVVVAVQDVIPSGQVRPSDRLLDPQNNQQPGSIMVYLEPLYDGTAEALPPGSNCIANVYTDNHERLEDESLSTPHKIALHVIDTIGVVHAAGLRLRLLLMPVQTLVFSGGH